Proteins co-encoded in one Arachis hypogaea cultivar Tifrunner chromosome 13, arahy.Tifrunner.gnm2.J5K5, whole genome shotgun sequence genomic window:
- the LOC112737668 gene encoding CASP-like protein 1C1: MESITKARKICHLLLRFLAFGATLSAVIVMATSHEKASVLVFQFEAKYTNTPAFKYFVIGNSLVTVYGFLVLFLPPESFLWRLAVATDLVFTMLLVSSISAALAIAQVGKKGNSHAAWLPICNSVPKFCNQVTGALVAGAIAVIIYMILLLNSIHRVLDPLILRKC; the protein is encoded by the exons ATGGAATCCATTACCAAGGCAAGGAAAATCTGCCACCTTCTGTTAAGGTTCTTGGCCTTTGGGGCAACCCTTTCAGCAGTTATTGTCATGGCTACTAGCCATGAGAAAGCTAGTGTCTTAGTATTTCAATTTGAAGCAAAATACACTAATACCCCTGCTTTCAA GTACTTTGTGATTGGAAACTCTCTAGTCACAGTTTATGGATTTTTAGTCCTCTTTCTTCCTCCGGAAAGCTTTCTTTGGCGACTCGCGGTAGCGACCGATCTG GTGTTCACCATGTTACTTGTGTCAAGCATATCTGCAGCATTGGCCATAGCTCAAGTTGGAAAGAAGGGAAACAGCCATGCAGCTTGGCTACCAATATGCAACTCAGTCCCCAAATTTTGCAATCAAGTTACAGGAGCTTTAGTGGCTGGTGCCATAGCAGTGATCATATACATGATTCTTCTTTTGAATTCCATTCATAGAGTATTGGATCCCCTTATCTTGAGAAAATGCTGA
- the LOC112737669 gene encoding uncharacterized protein: MASGSSGRGNSGSKGFDFGSDDILCSYEDFGNRDSNSSNGNHSDPVINANSTKDFHKSRMTRASMFPTTAYNPPEDSLSQDVIATVEKSMKKYADNLMRFLEGISSRLSQLELYCYNLDKSIGEMRSDLNRDHGEQDLKLKALEKHLQEVHRSVQILRDKQELADTQKELAKLQLAQKESSSSSHSEERSSPSTTDPKKIDSASDAHNQQLALALPHQIPPQQQPPQPAAPHAQAPVANASQATQQPTYYMQQPPTPLPNPPAAPQLSQNQYLPLTNQQYQTPQLQQDMSRVTPQPTPSQVAPSPAVQQFPQYQQPQQQQQQPQQPQPPQQQWAQQVPSSQPPSMPPQIRTPTSYPSYLPSQPANPTPPTETLPNSMPMQMPAYSGVPQPGSSRGDAMPYGYGGTAGRTVPQQQPPPQQMKGSFPAQPGDMYGTASPHPALPPPASAYTMYEGEGGRTHHPPQPPPHYAQAGYPPSSASLQNPGGHNLMGRNPNQTQFMRNHPYNELIEKMVSMGFRGDHVASVIQRMEDSGQPIDFNSVLDRLNVHGSVGPQRGGWSG, encoded by the exons ATGGCGTCTGGATCCTCAGGTCGCGGTAACTCGGGTTCCAAGGGTTTTGATTTCGGTTCCGATGATATCCTCTGCTCCTACGAAGACTTCGGTAACAGGGATTCCAATTCTTCCAATGGCAATCATTCCGATCCAGTTATCAACGCCAATTCAACTAAG GATTTTCACAAATCAAGGATGACGAGAGCATCAATGTTTCCTACTACTGCCTACAATCCACCTGAAGATTCTCTAAGCCAAGATGTGATTGCAACTGTGGAGAAGAGCATGAAAAAATATGCTGACAACCTCATGCGATTTCTTGAGGGAATTAGTTCAAGGTTATCCCAATTGGAATTATATTGCTACAATCTTGACAAATCTATTGGAGAAATGAGATCTGATTTAAATCGTGACCATGGGGAGCAAGATTTAAAGCTCAAGGCCCTTGAAAAACATCTTCAAGAG GTTCATAGATCTGTACAAATTTTAAGAGACAAGCAAGAGCTAGCTGACACTCAGAAAGAATTAGCCAAGCTTCAACTTGCTCagaaggaatcatcttcctcAAGCCACTCAGAGGAGAGATCATCGCCTTCTACAACAGATCCTAAAAAGATTGATAGTGCATCTGATGCACACAATCAGCAGTTAGCTCTTGCACTTCCTCATCAAATTCCCCCACAGCAGCAGCCGCCGCAACCGGCTGCACCCCATGCTCAAGCTCCAGTAGCAAATGCGTCCCAAGCCACCCAACAGCCTACTTATTACATGCAGCAACCCCCCACTCCATTGCCAAACCCTCCAGCTGCTCCCCAGCTCTCTCAGAATCAGTATTTACCATTGACAAATCAACAATACCAAACACCCCAACTTCAACAAGACATGTCGCGGGTGACTCCACAACCAACACCATCTCAGGTAGCCCCATCCCCAGCTGTGCAACAGTTCCCTCAGTATCAGCAGCCACAGCAACAACAGCAGCAGCCGCAGCAGCCGCAGCCACCCCAGCAGCAGTGGGCTCAGCAGGTGCCATCTTCACAGCCTCCCTCAATGCCACCCCAGATAAGAACCCCCACATCCTACCCTTCCTATCTACCAAGCCAACCAGCAAACCCAACTCCCCCCACTGAAACACTACCTAACAGCATGCCCATGCAGATGCCAGCATATTCTGGAGTTCCACAACCTGGTTCTAGCCGCGGCGATGCCATGCCTTATGGATACGGAGGAACTGCTGGCCGAACTGTTCCGCAGCAGCAACCTCCACCACAGCAGATGAAGGGCTCTTTCCCAGCACAACCAGGCGACATGTACGGTACTGCCAGCCCCCATCCAGCACTTCCTCCTCCAGCCAGCGCATACACGATGTATGAAGGCGAGGGAGGGAGGACAcaccatccaccccaacctcctcCCCACTATGCTCAAGCTGGATACCCTCCATCAAGTGCTTCACTCCAGAACCCCGGCGGCCACAATCTCATGGGGAGGAATCCTAACCAGACACAGTTTATGCGCAACCACCCTTACAACGAGCTGATTGAGAAAATGGTGAGCATGGGATTCAGGGGTGATCATGTGGCAAGTGTGATCCAGAGGATGGAGGATAGTGGACAGCCAATTGACTTCAACTCTGTGCTTGACAGGTTGAATGTTCATGGCTCTGTGGGCCCCCAGAGAGGAGGATGGTCAGGGTGA